A genomic window from Streptomyces brevispora includes:
- a CDS encoding ribonuclease J, whose protein sequence is MSHPHPELGTPPKLPKGALRVTPLGGLGEIGRNMTVFEYGGRLLIVDCGVLFPEEEQPGIDLILPDFTTIRDRLDDIEGIVLTHGHEDHIGGVPYLLRLKADIPLIGSKLTLALIEAKLQEHRIRPYTLEVTEGQRERIGVFDCEFIAVNHSIPDALAVAIRTPAGMAVATGDFKMDQLPLDGRLTDLHAFARLSEEGIDLLLSDSTNAEVPGFVPPERDISNVLRTVFANAQKRIIVASFASHVHRIQQILDAAHEYGRRVAFVGRSMVRNMGIARDLGYLKVPAGLVVDVKTLDDLPDDEVVLVCTGSQGEPMAALSRMANRDHQIRIVQGDTVILASSLIPGNENAVYRVINGLTRWGANVIHKGNAKVHVSGHASAGELLYFYNICKPKNLMPVHGEWRHLRANAELGALTGVPKDHIVIAEDGVVVDLIDGKAKIVGKVQAGYVYVDGLSVGDVTETSLKDRRILGDEGIISVFIVVDSSSGKIVGGPHIQARGSGIDDSAFSAVVPKVQDALNKSAQDGVMEPHQLQQLVRRTVGKWVSDTYRRRPMILPVVVEV, encoded by the coding sequence TTGAGTCATCCGCATCCTGAACTCGGCACCCCGCCGAAGCTCCCGAAGGGCGCCCTGCGGGTCACCCCGCTGGGCGGCCTCGGCGAAATCGGCCGCAACATGACGGTCTTCGAGTACGGCGGCCGCCTGCTCATCGTCGACTGCGGCGTGCTCTTCCCGGAGGAGGAGCAGCCCGGAATCGACCTGATCCTTCCGGACTTCACGACCATCCGGGACCGTCTCGACGACATCGAGGGCATCGTCCTCACGCACGGCCACGAGGACCACATCGGTGGTGTCCCGTATCTGCTGCGTCTGAAGGCGGACATCCCGCTGATCGGCTCCAAGCTGACCCTCGCGCTCATCGAGGCGAAGCTCCAGGAGCACCGCATCCGTCCGTACACCCTTGAGGTCACGGAGGGCCAGCGCGAGCGCATCGGCGTCTTCGACTGCGAGTTCATCGCGGTCAACCACTCCATCCCGGACGCTCTCGCGGTCGCCATCCGTACCCCTGCGGGCATGGCCGTCGCGACCGGCGACTTCAAGATGGACCAGCTTCCGCTGGACGGCCGCCTCACCGACCTGCATGCCTTCGCGCGGCTGAGTGAGGAGGGCATCGACCTGCTGCTCTCCGACTCGACCAACGCGGAGGTCCCCGGCTTCGTACCGCCCGAGCGGGACATCTCGAACGTCCTGCGCACGGTGTTCGCCAATGCCCAGAAGCGGATCATCGTGGCGAGCTTCGCCAGCCACGTGCACCGCATCCAGCAGATCCTCGACGCGGCCCACGAGTACGGCCGCAGGGTCGCCTTCGTCGGACGGTCGATGGTCCGGAACATGGGCATCGCCCGTGACCTGGGATATCTGAAGGTTCCCGCGGGCCTGGTCGTCGACGTCAAGACCCTCGACGACCTGCCGGACGACGAGGTCGTGCTGGTCTGCACGGGGTCCCAGGGCGAGCCGATGGCGGCCCTGTCCCGGATGGCCAACCGCGACCACCAGATCCGTATCGTCCAGGGCGACACGGTCATCCTGGCGTCGTCGCTGATCCCCGGCAACGAGAACGCGGTCTACCGCGTGATCAACGGTCTGACCCGCTGGGGCGCCAACGTCATCCACAAGGGCAACGCCAAGGTCCATGTCTCGGGCCACGCCTCGGCCGGCGAGCTGCTGTACTTCTACAACATCTGCAAGCCGAAGAACCTGATGCCGGTCCACGGCGAATGGCGCCACCTCCGCGCCAACGCCGAACTGGGCGCCCTCACCGGCGTTCCCAAGGACCACATCGTCATCGCCGAGGACGGCGTGGTCGTCGACCTGATCGACGGCAAGGCCAAGATCGTCGGCAAGGTCCAGGCGGGCTATGTGTACGTGGACGGCCTTTCGGTCGGCGACGTCACCGAGACCTCCCTCAAGGACCGTCGCATCCTCGGTGACGAGGGCATCATCTCCGTGTTCATCGTGGTCGACAGCTCTTCCGGCAAGATCGTGGGCGGCCCCCACATCCAGGCCCGGGGCTCCGGCATCGACGACTCGGCGTTCAGCGCGGTCGTACCGAAGGTCCAGGACGCGCTGAACAAGTCGGCCCAGGACGGCGTGATGGAGCCGCACCAGCTCCAGCAGCTGGTCCGCCGTACGGTGGGCAAGTGGGTCTCCGACACCTACCGCCGGCGCCCGATGATCCTTCCCGTCGTCGTCGAGGTCTGA
- the thyX gene encoding FAD-dependent thymidylate synthase, which produces MTETPEPAKPSFRSDVTVDLVKHAAGDSDVLFAARVSTAGEQSLEEVTKDPERSKGLINYLMRDRHGSPFEHNSMTFFISAPIFVFREFMRHRVGWSYNEESGRYRELQPVFYVPGESRKLVQQGRPGKYEFVEGSGAQQELTGRVMEDSYRQAYEAYQEMLAAGVAREVARAVLPVGLFSSMYATCNARSLMHFLGLRTQHELAKVPSFPQREIEMVGEQMEAQWAELMPLTHAAFNKNGRVAP; this is translated from the coding sequence GTGACCGAGACCCCCGAGCCCGCAAAGCCCAGCTTCCGCAGCGATGTCACCGTTGACCTGGTGAAACATGCCGCAGGCGACTCCGATGTGCTGTTCGCCGCCCGTGTCTCCACGGCCGGTGAGCAGTCCCTGGAGGAGGTCACCAAGGATCCCGAGCGCTCCAAGGGGCTCATCAACTACCTGATGCGGGACCGGCACGGAAGCCCGTTCGAGCACAACTCGATGACCTTCTTCATCAGCGCCCCGATCTTCGTCTTCCGCGAGTTCATGCGGCATCGCGTCGGCTGGTCGTACAACGAGGAATCGGGCCGTTACAGGGAGTTGCAGCCGGTCTTCTACGTCCCGGGGGAGTCTCGCAAGCTCGTCCAGCAGGGCCGTCCCGGCAAGTACGAGTTCGTCGAGGGCAGCGGGGCCCAGCAGGAGCTCACCGGCCGCGTCATGGAGGACTCCTACCGTCAGGCGTACGAGGCCTACCAGGAGATGCTTGCCGCAGGCGTGGCCCGCGAGGTGGCCCGCGCGGTTCTCCCGGTCGGCCTGTTCTCCTCGATGTACGCCACGTGCAACGCCCGCTCGCTGATGCACTTCCTCGGCCTGCGCACCCAGCACGAGCTGGCGAAGGTTCCGTCCTTCCCGCAGCGCGAGATCGAAATGGTCGGCGAGCAGATGGAGGCGCAGTGGGCGGAGCTCATGCCGCTCACCCATGCAGCGTTCAACAAGAATGGCCGGGTCGCCCCATAG
- the dapA gene encoding 4-hydroxy-tetrahydrodipicolinate synthase, which translates to MAPISTPQTPFGRVLTAMVTPFTADGALDLDGAQRLATHLVDAGNDGLIINGTTGESPTTSDVEKDQLVRAVLEAVGDRAHVVAGIGTNDTRHSIELARTAERTGAHGLLAVTPYYNKPPQEGLLRHFTAIADSTGLPVMLYDIPGRSGVPIDTETLVRLAEHPRIVANKDAKGDLGRASWAIAQSGLAWYSGDDMLNLPLLSVGAVGIVSVVGHVVTPDLRALVEAFLGGDVHKATEIHQKLLPVFTGMFRTQGVITTKAALTLQGLPAGPLRLPLVELSAHETAQLKIDLAAGGVQL; encoded by the coding sequence ATGGCTCCGATCTCCACTCCACAGACCCCCTTCGGGCGGGTCCTCACCGCTATGGTCACGCCCTTCACGGCGGACGGCGCACTCGACCTCGACGGCGCCCAGCGGCTCGCCACCCATCTGGTGGACGCAGGCAACGACGGCCTGATCATCAACGGCACCACCGGCGAGTCCCCGACCACTAGCGACGTGGAGAAAGACCAGCTCGTACGGGCTGTGCTGGAAGCAGTGGGAGACCGGGCGCACGTGGTCGCCGGCATCGGGACCAACGACACCCGCCACAGCATCGAACTCGCCCGTACGGCCGAGCGCACCGGCGCGCACGGCCTCCTCGCGGTGACGCCGTACTACAACAAGCCGCCCCAGGAGGGCCTCCTGCGGCACTTCACGGCGATCGCGGACAGCACCGGCCTGCCGGTGATGCTGTACGACATTCCGGGCCGCAGTGGTGTGCCGATCGACACGGAGACGCTGGTCCGGCTCGCCGAGCACCCGCGCATCGTGGCGAACAAGGACGCCAAGGGCGACCTCGGACGCGCCAGCTGGGCCATCGCCCAGTCGGGCCTCGCCTGGTACTCCGGTGACGACATGCTGAACCTGCCGCTCCTCTCGGTCGGCGCGGTCGGCATCGTTTCCGTCGTCGGCCATGTCGTCACCCCCGATCTGCGGGCCCTCGTCGAGGCCTTCCTCGGCGGCGACGTCCACAAGGCCACGGAGATCCACCAGAAGCTGCTGCCCGTCTTCACCGGCATGTTCCGCACCCAGGGCGTGATCACCACCAAGGCCGCGCTGACCCTTCAGGGCCTTCCCGCGGGCCCGCTGCGGCTCCCCCTGGTGGAACTCTCCGCACACGAAACGGCGCAGCTCAAGATCGATCTCGCCGCCGGTGGGGTACAGCTGTAA
- a CDS encoding tetratricopeptide repeat protein translates to MRAKITYVVTAAVLVFYFVLAGSRGVLLIRHGTLLTVTFGVAVLILPLIGIWFLWKNTQFVRRANALAAELDAEGGLPVDDLARTPSGRIDRDSADAAFASRQAETEDTPDDWRCWFRLAVAYQDARDTPRARKAMQRAIALHGSPAGTSSPSGV, encoded by the coding sequence ATGCGCGCAAAGATCACTTACGTCGTCACCGCTGCCGTCCTGGTCTTCTACTTCGTCCTGGCCGGCAGCCGTGGCGTCCTGCTCATCCGGCACGGCACGCTGCTCACGGTGACCTTCGGGGTCGCCGTGCTGATCCTGCCGCTGATCGGCATCTGGTTCCTCTGGAAGAACACCCAGTTCGTCCGGCGGGCCAACGCCCTGGCCGCCGAACTCGACGCCGAGGGCGGGCTGCCGGTCGACGACCTGGCCCGTACCCCGAGCGGCCGCATCGACCGCGACTCCGCCGACGCGGCGTTCGCAAGCCGGCAGGCGGAGACGGAGGACACGCCGGACGACTGGCGCTGCTGGTTCCGCCTCGCTGTCGCCTACCAGGACGCCCGGGACACGCCACGGGCCCGCAAGGCCATGCAGCGAGCCATCGCCCTGCACGGCAGCCCGGCGGGCACATCAAGCCCGTCCGGCGTCTGA